In Salmonella enterica subsp. enterica serovar Typhimurium str. LT2, a single window of DNA contains:
- the metB gene encoding cystathionine gamma-synthase (similar to E. coli cystathionine gamma-synthase (AAC76921.1); Blastp hit to AAC76921.1 (386 aa), 96% identity in aa 1 - 386), with protein MTRKQATIAVRSGLNDDEQYGCVVPPIHLSSTYNFTGFNEPRAHDYSRRGNPTRDVVQRALAELEGGAGAVLTNTGMSAIHLVTTVFLKPGDLLVAPHDCYGGSYRLFDSLATRGCYRVRFVDQGDERALQAALEEKPKLVLVESPSNPLLRVVDIAKICRLAREAGAVSVVDNTFLSPALQNPLALGADLVLHSCTKYLNGHSDVVAGVVIAKDPEVVTELAWWANNIGVTGGAFDSYLLLRGLRTLVPRMELAQRNAQAIVKYLQTQPLVKKLYHPSLPENQGHEIAARQQKGFGAMLSFELDGDEETLRRFLGGLSLFTLAESLGGVESLISHAATMTHAGMSPQARASAGISETLLRISTGIEDGEDLIADLENGFRAANKG; from the coding sequence ATGACGCGTAAACAGGCCACTATCGCAGTGCGTAGCGGATTAAACGATGACGAACAATACGGCTGCGTTGTGCCGCCAATCCATCTCTCCAGTACCTATAACTTTACCGGTTTCAATGAGCCGCGCGCGCATGATTATTCCCGCCGCGGTAATCCCACGCGTGATGTTGTTCAGCGCGCATTAGCGGAACTGGAAGGCGGCGCGGGCGCGGTATTGACGAATACCGGCATGTCGGCGATTCATCTGGTCACCACCGTTTTCCTCAAGCCGGGCGATCTGCTGGTCGCGCCGCATGATTGCTATGGCGGCAGTTATCGTCTGTTTGACAGTCTGGCGACACGCGGCTGTTATCGTGTGCGGTTTGTCGATCAGGGCGATGAACGCGCCTTACAGGCGGCGCTGGAAGAAAAACCGAAGCTGGTACTGGTAGAAAGTCCAAGTAATCCATTGTTACGCGTGGTGGATATTGCGAAAATCTGTCGGCTGGCGCGCGAGGCGGGCGCAGTGAGCGTCGTTGATAACACGTTTTTAAGCCCGGCGCTGCAAAATCCGCTGGCGTTGGGTGCCGATCTGGTGTTGCATTCATGCACGAAATATCTCAACGGTCATTCGGATGTCGTGGCCGGCGTGGTGATTGCTAAAGATCCGGAAGTGGTCACTGAACTGGCGTGGTGGGCGAATAATATTGGCGTGACCGGCGGGGCGTTTGATAGCTATCTGCTGCTGCGCGGTTTGCGAACTCTGGTGCCGCGTATGGAGCTGGCGCAGCGCAACGCGCAGGCGATTGTGAAATATCTGCAAACCCAGCCGTTGGTGAAAAAACTGTATCATCCGTCGCTGCCGGAAAATCAGGGGCATGAAATTGCCGCGCGCCAGCAAAAAGGCTTTGGCGCAATGTTGAGTTTTGAACTGGATGGGGATGAGGAGACGCTGCGTCGTTTTCTGGGCGGGCTGTCGCTGTTTACGCTGGCGGAATCTTTAGGGGGAGTGGAAAGTTTGATCTCTCACGCCGCCACCATGACGCATGCCGGTATGTCGCCGCAGGCGCGTGCCTCCGCCGGGATCTCCGAAACGCTACTGCGTATCTCCACCGGTATTGAAGATGGCGAAGATTTAATTGCCGACCTGGAAAATGGCTTCCGGGCTGCAAACAAGGGGTAA
- a CDS encoding putative cytoplasmic protein: MPPLFTINACKSAGCRNLGLPDSPDYVWPDYRLGYPALHCRACGSYPPLFNEGEFRRWASAYIAQYAKEHGHFCPDCYQKTWIRYGRNPGGTQRLQCQYCKKVWTPKQHALNVAETPEQICSIPLLVPFQGANAFQQLYFLFSFDAVRGNILHLSSNFTLLSAGKSLHYHWKGIAPPEGEKGDIIHRIAIKERQFLQRSQFDEIQYGPAALKRNAQGTILRPVITAHGHFRVLKNRFPDVATHIIAHECFLRGAVITAWAERFRQRLSSLWFVEEEINDDDCRAEWQLLGKTWQGWWQNQWQLWGQGHNRKMVCSLTGSHLEQGVAVNLAASRRFVTWLWQQPEFQQSAHYSAKRVTQILYFLTEKYNSQWNHI, translated from the coding sequence ATGCCGCCTCTGTTCACCATTAATGCCTGCAAAAGCGCTGGTTGTCGCAATCTTGGGCTGCCTGACTCGCCGGATTATGTGTGGCCGGACTATCGCCTGGGTTATCCGGCATTGCATTGTCGAGCCTGCGGCAGTTATCCGCCGCTCTTCAACGAGGGGGAATTTCGCCGCTGGGCGTCTGCTTATATCGCGCAATATGCCAAAGAGCATGGTCACTTTTGCCCCGACTGCTATCAAAAAACATGGATTCGTTATGGACGTAATCCCGGCGGAACGCAGCGACTTCAGTGCCAGTACTGTAAGAAAGTCTGGACGCCAAAACAGCACGCGCTGAATGTCGCCGAAACGCCGGAACAGATTTGCAGTATTCCGCTGCTCGTACCGTTTCAGGGAGCGAATGCCTTCCAGCAATTGTACTTTTTATTCAGTTTTGATGCTGTTCGCGGCAATATTCTTCACCTTTCCAGCAATTTCACGTTACTGTCTGCCGGAAAAAGTTTGCATTACCACTGGAAAGGAATTGCGCCGCCCGAGGGCGAGAAGGGCGATATTATTCACCGTATCGCCATTAAAGAACGGCAATTTTTACAGCGAAGTCAGTTCGATGAGATTCAGTATGGCCCGGCGGCGCTTAAACGTAACGCGCAAGGAACAATACTTCGCCCGGTCATTACGGCGCATGGTCATTTTCGGGTGCTGAAAAACCGCTTTCCTGATGTCGCGACACACATCATTGCCCATGAGTGTTTTTTGCGCGGCGCGGTCATTACGGCATGGGCGGAGCGGTTTCGCCAGCGTCTCTCCTCGCTGTGGTTCGTTGAGGAAGAGATAAACGATGACGATTGCCGCGCAGAGTGGCAACTGTTAGGCAAAACATGGCAGGGATGGTGGCAAAATCAGTGGCAACTCTGGGGGCAAGGTCACAACCGCAAAATGGTCTGTTCGTTAACCGGTTCCCACTTAGAACAAGGTGTCGCCGTTAATCTGGCGGCCAGTCGCCGCTTTGTTACCTGGCTATGGCAACAACCTGAATTCCAGCAAAGCGCCCACTATTCCGCCAAACGCGTCACGCAAATTCTGTATTTTCTGACGGAAAAATATAATTCACAATGGAATCACATTTAA
- a CDS encoding putative arylsulfate sulfotransferase, translating to MLFTRKVLPVLCCLCLSGSVLASGVLDPNRPMVASADVIPVHEGPLGMVDVAPYGGVFPLTAIINKANHNVQDVKVTVLGKGEKGIPISYDVGPQAINTHDGIPVFGLYPDYVNKVKVDWTEEGKKQTYTWSIYAAPVSLPSTTGQTAVLPTVEPVKVDSSLKNRLYLFNHITGMPRAGHIMHVAGGAANWDYTGINWISDTNGDVRGYMNIDKFRNQDDITRFGSMMGFHQVNDGNLMFGQGQRYFKYDFLGRVISDKRLPKGFIDFSHAITETPKGTYLLRVAKENYPLNGKYTINTVRDHILEVDQNGDTVDYWDLPKILDPYRDDVILAMDQGAVCLSVDAEHSGQVMTKEQLAKQPFGDIAGSGPGRNWAHVNSVSYDPRDDSIIISSRHQSAIIKIGRDKKVKWILSDPSGWKGELAKKVLKPVDSNGKPLTCEAHHCDGGFDWTWTQHTGWLVPSKSTGGKTVVTAFDNGDARGMEQPAMPSMKYSRGVEYQIDEKNMTVSQMWEYGKERGFDWYSAITSVTEYRPETKTMFMYSATAGMSGTKPIVSVLDEVKDGTQDVMLELKVHSNRAGMLGYRALIIDPEQMFKK from the coding sequence ATGTTATTTACAAGGAAAGTCTTACCTGTATTATGCTGCCTGTGTTTGAGCGGCAGCGTTTTGGCCTCAGGCGTTTTAGACCCAAACAGGCCAATGGTCGCATCAGCAGATGTCATTCCAGTCCATGAAGGGCCATTAGGTATGGTCGATGTCGCTCCCTACGGCGGCGTTTTCCCATTAACAGCAATCATTAATAAAGCCAATCATAATGTACAGGACGTGAAGGTTACCGTTTTAGGGAAAGGGGAAAAAGGCATCCCGATCAGTTATGATGTCGGCCCGCAGGCTATAAATACCCATGACGGCATACCTGTATTTGGCTTGTATCCAGATTATGTCAATAAAGTTAAAGTTGACTGGACTGAAGAAGGTAAAAAACAAACTTATACGTGGTCCATTTACGCCGCACCGGTATCATTACCCTCTACTACCGGGCAAACTGCCGTTCTTCCTACGGTAGAACCGGTTAAAGTCGATAGCTCGCTTAAAAACCGCTTATATCTTTTTAACCATATAACGGGGATGCCAAGAGCCGGCCACATTATGCATGTCGCAGGCGGCGCGGCGAACTGGGATTATACCGGTATCAACTGGATTAGCGATACGAATGGCGATGTTCGCGGCTATATGAATATTGATAAATTCCGTAACCAGGATGATATAACGCGCTTTGGTTCCATGATGGGCTTCCATCAGGTTAACGATGGCAATCTTATGTTTGGCCAGGGTCAACGTTACTTTAAATATGATTTCTTAGGCCGCGTTATTTCCGATAAACGACTGCCAAAAGGATTTATTGATTTTTCGCACGCCATTACCGAAACGCCGAAAGGCACCTACCTGCTGCGTGTCGCAAAAGAAAATTATCCATTAAATGGTAAATACACCATCAATACTGTGCGTGATCATATTCTTGAAGTTGACCAGAACGGCGATACCGTCGATTACTGGGATCTGCCAAAAATCCTCGACCCCTATCGTGACGACGTTATTCTGGCGATGGATCAGGGAGCGGTATGTTTGAGCGTCGATGCCGAACATTCCGGTCAGGTCATGACCAAAGAGCAGCTTGCAAAACAACCCTTCGGCGATATCGCGGGCTCCGGCCCGGGCCGCAACTGGGCGCATGTTAACTCCGTCAGCTACGATCCTCGCGACGACAGCATTATCATTAGCTCGCGCCACCAGTCTGCCATCATCAAAATTGGTCGCGATAAAAAAGTGAAATGGATACTTTCCGATCCATCCGGCTGGAAAGGCGAACTGGCGAAAAAAGTGCTGAAACCCGTAGACAGCAACGGTAAACCGCTAACCTGCGAAGCGCACCACTGCGACGGTGGATTTGACTGGACATGGACACAACATACCGGTTGGTTAGTGCCATCCAAAAGCACCGGAGGTAAAACCGTCGTGACCGCCTTTGATAACGGCGATGCGCGCGGCATGGAACAACCGGCCATGCCATCAATGAAATATTCCCGCGGCGTGGAATATCAAATTGACGAAAAAAATATGACGGTTTCCCAAATGTGGGAATATGGTAAAGAGCGCGGTTTTGACTGGTACAGCGCCATTACTTCCGTCACGGAATATCGCCCGGAAACCAAAACGATGTTCATGTACTCGGCCACAGCGGGAATGAGCGGTACAAAACCGATCGTTTCCGTTCTGGATGAAGTCAAAGACGGTACTCAGGATGTGATGCTGGAGCTAAAAGTACACAGTAACCGTGCCGGTATGCTGGGTTATCGGGCGCTGATTATCGATCCAGAGCAGATGTTTAAAAAATAA
- a CDS encoding putative inner membrane protein (similar to E. coli putative transport protein (AAC75961.1); Blastp hit to AAC75961.1 (286 aa), 54% identity in aa 1 - 281), whose protein sequence is MEGFELFPKIKGAIKWMAEHSDSVIHFGWNVVAAIILLFIGKLIARLLSRGLEKLLLRRQVDATIVHFFSALVRYITIAFTAVAALGRVGIETSSIIAVIGAAGLAIGLALQGSLSNFAAGVLLVSLRPFRAGEIVQIGLVIGTVEKVHIFSTTLLTADSKEVVIPNGKIIADNIINYSRHPYRRIDLIIGVDYQSRIADVKNVIHRIIEQDHRIDKTRDITVRLGELAPSSLNFYVRVWVPNAQYWSTYYDLLENIKEAMDENGINIPYPRMDVRVENVKSITP, encoded by the coding sequence ATGGAAGGTTTTGAGTTATTTCCAAAAATTAAAGGCGCGATCAAATGGATGGCCGAGCACAGTGACTCGGTAATTCATTTTGGCTGGAATGTTGTTGCCGCCATCATTCTACTTTTCATCGGTAAGTTAATAGCTCGCTTACTATCGAGGGGGCTGGAAAAATTACTTCTCAGGCGGCAAGTGGATGCCACTATTGTCCACTTTTTCTCCGCGCTGGTTCGCTACATCACGATAGCTTTCACGGCAGTAGCCGCTCTTGGCCGTGTCGGTATAGAAACCTCCTCAATTATTGCCGTTATCGGCGCGGCGGGTTTAGCCATTGGCCTGGCGCTGCAAGGGTCACTTTCCAACTTTGCCGCAGGCGTACTGCTTGTCTCCCTGCGTCCTTTCCGCGCCGGGGAAATTGTACAAATTGGCCTGGTTATCGGCACAGTAGAAAAGGTCCATATTTTCTCCACCACTCTGCTCACTGCGGATAGCAAAGAAGTTGTCATCCCGAATGGTAAAATTATTGCTGATAATATTATCAACTATTCACGACACCCCTATCGACGTATTGATCTGATTATTGGCGTGGATTACCAAAGCCGTATTGCTGACGTAAAAAACGTGATACATCGTATTATTGAGCAAGATCATCGCATTGATAAAACCCGCGATATTACGGTCCGCTTGGGCGAACTTGCGCCCTCTAGCCTGAATTTCTATGTTCGCGTATGGGTGCCCAACGCTCAGTACTGGAGTACTTACTACGATCTTCTGGAAAATATCAAGGAAGCAATGGATGAAAACGGCATCAATATTCCTTACCCCCGGATGGATGTCCGGGTTGAGAATGTAAAAAGCATCACGCCATAA
- the metJ gene encoding transcriptional repressor of all met genes but metF (MetJ family; met repressor (met regulon regulatory protein METJ). (SW:METJ_SALTY)), with amino-acid sequence MAEWSGEYISPYAEHGKKSEQVKKITVSIPLKVLKILTDERTRRQVNNLRHATNSELLCEAFLHAFTGQPLPDDADLRKERSDEIPEAAKEIMRELGIDPETWEY; translated from the coding sequence ATGGCTGAATGGAGCGGCGAATATATCAGCCCATACGCTGAGCACGGTAAGAAGAGTGAGCAAGTCAAAAAAATTACGGTTTCCATTCCTCTGAAGGTGTTAAAAATCCTCACCGATGAACGTACGCGTCGTCAGGTGAACAACCTGCGCCACGCCACCAACAGCGAGCTGTTGTGTGAAGCATTTCTGCACGCCTTTACCGGGCAACCCTTGCCGGATGATGCCGATCTGCGAAAAGAGCGCAGCGATGAAATCCCGGAAGCGGCAAAAGAGATCATGCGTGAGTTGGGGATTGATCCGGAAACGTGGGAATACTGA
- the metL gene encoding aspartokinase II (bifunctional; similar to E. coli aspartokinase II and homoserine dehydrogenase II (AAC76922.1); Blastp hit to AAC76922.1 (810 aa), 94% identity in aa 1 - 810): MSVIAQAGAKGRQLHKFGGSSLADVKCYLRVAGIMAEYSQPDDMMVVSAAGSTTNQLISWLKLSQTDRLSAHQVLQTLRRYQCDLISGLLPADAADDLTSAFISDLERLAALLDGGVTDAVYAEIVGHGEIWSARLMSAVLNQQGLDAAWLDARAFLRAERAAQPQVDEGLSYPLLQQLLAQHPGKRLVVTGFISRNHDGETVLLGRNGSDYSATQIGALAGVSRVTIWSDVAGVYSADPRKVKDACLLPLLRLDEASELARLAAPVLHARTLQPVSGSDIDLQLRCSYTPDQGSTRIERVLASGTGARIVTSHDDICLIEFQVPASQDFRLAHKELDHILKRAQVRPLAVGVHRDRQLLQFCYTAEVADSVLKLLDDVGLPGELRLRQGLALVAMVGAGVTRNPLHCHRFWQQLKGQPVEFTWQSEEGISLVAVLRTGPTESLIQGLHQSVFRAEKRIGLMLFGKGNIGSRWLELFAREQSTLSARTGFEFVLAGVVDSRRSLLNYEGLDASRALAFFDDEAVEQDEESLFLWMRAHPYDDLVVLDVTASAQLADQYLDFASHGFHVISANKLAGASASDKYRQIHDAFEKTGRYWLYNATVGAGLPINHTVRDLIDSGDTILSISGIFSGTLSWLFLQFDGTVPFTDLVDQAWQQGLTEPDPRVDLSGKDVMRKLVILAREAGYDIEPDQVRVESLVPAHCEEGSIDHFFENGDALNEQMVQRLEAARELGLVLRYVARFDANGKARVGVEAVRPEHPLAALLPCDNVFAIESRWYRDNPLVIRGPGAGRDVTAGAIQSDINRLAQLL, translated from the coding sequence ATGAGTGTGATTGCGCAGGCAGGGGCGAAAGGTCGTCAACTGCATAAATTTGGCGGCAGTAGTCTGGCGGATGTGAAGTGTTACCTGCGTGTCGCAGGCATTATGGCGGAGTATTCGCAGCCTGACGATATGATGGTAGTGTCCGCCGCAGGCAGTACCACCAACCAGTTGATTAGCTGGCTCAAGTTAAGCCAGACCGATCGCCTTTCTGCGCATCAGGTATTACAGACGTTACGCCGCTACCAGTGCGATCTGATTAGCGGGCTGCTTCCCGCCGACGCGGCAGATGATTTAACCAGCGCTTTTATTAGCGATCTGGAACGTCTTGCCGCCTTGCTCGACGGCGGCGTAACGGATGCCGTCTATGCTGAGATCGTCGGACACGGCGAAATTTGGTCGGCGAGATTGATGTCCGCCGTCCTGAATCAGCAGGGGCTGGATGCCGCCTGGCTGGACGCGCGCGCATTTTTACGCGCCGAACGCGCCGCACAGCCGCAGGTTGATGAAGGGCTATCTTATCCTTTATTGCAGCAGCTACTGGCGCAGCATCCGGGCAAACGTCTGGTCGTGACCGGCTTTATCAGCCGCAATCATGACGGCGAAACAGTCCTGTTAGGCCGGAACGGTTCCGACTATTCCGCCACGCAAATCGGCGCGCTGGCGGGCGTTTCCCGCGTGACCATCTGGAGCGATGTCGCGGGCGTTTATAGCGCCGACCCGCGCAAAGTGAAAGATGCCTGCCTGCTGCCGTTGCTGCGTCTGGACGAAGCCAGCGAGCTGGCGCGTCTGGCGGCGCCTGTTCTGCACGCCCGCACGCTACAGCCAGTGTCCGGCAGCGATATCGATTTGCAGTTGCGCTGTAGCTACACGCCGGATCAAGGGTCAACCCGAATTGAACGAGTGCTGGCTTCCGGGACGGGCGCGCGTATCGTGACCAGTCACGATGATATCTGTCTGATTGAGTTTCAGGTGCCAGCCAGCCAGGATTTCAGGCTGGCGCATAAAGAGCTCGACCACATTTTAAAACGGGCGCAGGTGCGTCCGCTGGCGGTGGGCGTGCATCGCGATCGCCAGCTATTGCAGTTCTGCTATACCGCCGAGGTAGCGGATAGCGTACTGAAACTCCTCGACGATGTCGGGCTGCCGGGCGAATTGCGCCTGCGACAGGGGCTGGCGCTGGTGGCGATGGTCGGTGCGGGCGTCACTCGCAATCCGCTACACTGCCATCGCTTCTGGCAGCAGTTGAAAGGTCAGCCAGTGGAGTTTACCTGGCAGTCGGAGGAGGGCATCAGTCTGGTGGCGGTGCTGCGTACCGGCCCAACTGAGAGCCTGATTCAGGGGCTGCATCAGTCTGTTTTCCGCGCCGAAAAACGCATTGGCCTGATGCTGTTCGGTAAGGGGAACATCGGCTCCCGTTGGCTGGAACTGTTTGCCCGTGAACAAAGCACGCTTTCCGCGCGTACTGGTTTTGAATTTGTGCTGGCGGGCGTGGTGGATAGCCGCCGTAGCCTGTTGAATTATGAAGGGCTGGACGCCAGCCGCGCGTTGGCATTCTTTGATGATGAAGCCGTTGAGCAGGACGAAGAGTCGCTATTCCTGTGGATGCGTGCGCATCCGTATGATGATTTAGTGGTGCTGGATGTAACCGCCAGTGCACAGTTAGCCGATCAGTACCTTGATTTCGCCAGCCACGGTTTTCATGTGATTAGCGCCAATAAACTGGCGGGCGCAAGCGCCAGCGATAAGTATCGCCAGATTCATGACGCGTTTGAAAAAACCGGGCGTTACTGGCTGTATAACGCCACCGTGGGCGCGGGATTGCCGATCAACCACACGGTGCGGGATCTGATTGACAGCGGCGATACGATTCTCTCGATCAGCGGGATCTTCTCCGGGACGCTATCCTGGCTGTTCCTGCAATTTGACGGTACGGTGCCGTTCACCGATCTGGTGGATCAGGCCTGGCAGCAGGGGCTGACCGAACCCGATCCGCGCGTCGATCTTTCCGGAAAAGATGTCATGCGTAAGCTGGTGATTCTGGCGCGCGAGGCGGGATACGACATCGAGCCGGATCAGGTGCGTGTAGAATCGTTGGTGCCGGCGCATTGTGAAGAAGGATCTATCGATCACTTTTTCGAAAACGGCGACGCGCTGAATGAACAGATGGTGCAGCGTCTGGAGGCAGCCCGCGAACTGGGGCTGGTGTTGCGTTACGTGGCGCGTTTCGACGCCAATGGCAAAGCGCGCGTCGGCGTTGAAGCGGTGCGTCCGGAACATCCGCTGGCGGCGCTGCTGCCGTGCGATAATGTCTTTGCTATTGAAAGCCGCTGGTATCGCGATAACCCGCTGGTGATCCGTGGGCCGGGCGCGGGTCGCGATGTGACCGCCGGGGCGATTCAGTCGGATATCAACCGTCTGGCGCAGTTGCTGTAA